The following DNA comes from Neovison vison isolate M4711 chromosome 13, ASM_NN_V1, whole genome shotgun sequence.
AATTCAAGAGGATTAGGAATCTGTCTTAATCTGCCaaagccaaatttttttttttttttaagattttatttatgtgagagagagtatgtgcaagcagagggaggtacagagggagagagaacacagactcggcactcagtgtagagcctgatgtgggacttgaacctgtaccagatcatgacctgtatcaaaatcaagagatggacgcttaaccaactgagccacccagacgccccacagactttttaaaaagtagcaattTAATCTTTGATCAGATAATCTCACCCTTGTGATTAATGACCACAGGCACTATGTGTTCAAGTAAAAGCCAACCCACACACATCAAAGTCCTGGTACACAGTACCTCAATTACTTGGGTGGATTTTCTGTAATTACCCCATTGAAGTCCGTCAGTATGACACCCGAttagggatggggagaaaggtcATTCATTCATACTGAAGCGATCTAAATGCCAAGTGTCGTTTAAAAATTTCCCTCGCGTGTGGGAAATGGAAGATGGAAAGCCTCCTGAAAGTGTAAAACATAATCTCATAACAAGTGTCTGGGAATACACTGAGCTTTGAGTGAAAAAAGACCTGCTGGGGTAAGGGTAGGGTCTAGAAGCCTAAAAAATCAAAGACCTTTATCCTGAGAATGCATGTGCACAATCAGGCTTTAAAATACAGACCACCAGAGTGAAAGGTTTCCAGAACCATCACCTCCTTTGGactggaaggaagagaaggaggtagAGATTCTGCCTTTTACCTCTGGCAAAACTGGAGCAAGGATCCTCTAACCAACGCGGTGACTCAGAAAAACAGCTGGGTGACATTGTTaatccatgaaaagaaatgaattattttaaagcatcaaaagactttttttaagcTGCAAAATACCCTTTTCTCCCTATCACTTTCATCAATTTGGTAAAGTAAAGACGGATTCCCTTCCACTGGTACCATTACATCAAGTCACTGGGGAACTGTACACGTCCTGGGGGTGTCTGACCCACAGAAGGGGCCGCCAGTGCTGGGAGTCTGGTCTTCATCTACAGCCAAGCCTCCCTGGCTTTCCCTGAGGTTTGTGCTTGGCTGAGAAAGAGGGGGGCATGGACTGCGGTGGCGGTTAGGACAGTGGTGTCTCCCAAGTGTCAAGAGATGCAccactcttgggtggctcagtgggttaagcgtctgccttcagctcaggtcctgatctcagggtcctgggatggagccccacattgggctcccagctcagaggggagcctgcttctatctgcccctctgcctacttgtgcgctctcggtcaaatacgtaaaatcttaaaaaaaaaaaaaaataaaaagatgcagGTTAGGAGTAGTTAACCCAGGACCTGTTCAGTGACTTCTAATCACTTTGTTTTGGTGAGAAATAGGTAATGGTACTGGAATCCTCTGGAAGGCAGGTGGTTCTGCCTGTAACATTTGTTAAACAAAATCTGTTTGCTTTGGAGAGAGCTAATAGAACAATCTGGGtgaactcctcctttcctttgTACCCACCTTCCCTGCCATGCTGCCCTCGTCACTCCCTCCAGCAAGGGAGGGTCACACACTGTAAAATCGCCATGTCTACAAGTTGTGGGAATTTAGATCTCCTACGTTATCTTGTAACAAGTTAAATAAGTAGAATATAAAGCCTAGCTTAGAATTAGAACCCATAAATCctcctaaacatttttaaagtaacttttgtTCTGGGGTAGATTGCGTAGAACATCTAATTTGTAATAGGATCCAATACAACGAAAGTAtgggtatttttttctgttttaatgagAAACATTTGAGTTGTACATACCACAAATAGCTTCAAGTTTCTGTATCAACCCCCCATGGCCAAACAGCCACACAACACCTGAAGCATCACTTTAAAGGTGAAAAGTCTTATAAAATTAACTTAGAAAAACATCCCTATCAAGTAGTTTGGCATTTACTGTACATTAGTCAAAAGCTCAAGCTAAaatctgatttcttaaaaatcaaagttTACATTATTCATACAGATTGGGCATCGTTAAAAAATATGCACAAATAACCACATCCATgcaatataatttctttaaaaatttaaagcaatataAAAGAGCAGACCTAAGTACAGAACAAAACATTTTGGTTTATAACCCGCAGCTCCGGACTGCTAGCTGATTGCAGTGAAGTTAATTCTAAACATTTCAGATGTGATTGTTTCAATCAGCTGAGCGTGCACGTGAGTTTCCGAACCGTTTCTAAGATGGAAGCGGCTTGTTTCTGTAACAGGTGATGAATGCTGCTGTTCACTGAGCATATTAGCTACATTTGAATAGTGTTTCACAAATAAATCAGAAGTCACAAAGTGCTTGGCTCTTCAGGAAGCTGAAGACCCCGAGACCAATCAACTAGCTTTGCCAAACCGTATGGGGCAACTGCTGCCcgggctccctgcccaccagGGACGAACATCCTTGGAAAGCTGCCCTGGGTCCCGAGAGTACGCACTGCTCTCTCTGGCTGAGCCCGGCATCTGCAGCAGGTCCCTGGGCCAGGCCAACGCTGAGGGTCACTCACTGGCTGGCCGGGGGCCATGAGTCAGGCACCCGCAGGAACGCGTGGGGTGGTGGAGAGGTGCTGCAGGCCAGGCCGGGCCTCTAGGTCGGGGGAGGCCCGTTGGTGTACCTCAGCATGGGGTAGAAGGACCTGGCAAAGTTGTTGGCCTGAGTGCAGCTGTAGTCCTCTTCggaggagggcagcaggcaggccaggagcagcagcaggagcagcagcagctgtaGGGGCAGTGCGGCCCTGATCACCCGCGACACGAAGGAGCGTTGCGGCTGGGAGCTGCTGGGGCCAGCGGGACCGGGCACCCTGCCAACAGACGGCATGGAAAGCTGAGCGCACACTGCCGGGGGGCAACCCCTCCACCTGTTACCTGACCCCCTTGCGTCAAGACAGACCCAGGATGGAGGTTTGGTCCCGGAAAGGCAGCCCAGCCCTTTCCagaccaaagaaaacaaagtggGTTTTGTCCAAAGACTTGGTACACGGGACAGGCAAGACTGGTGAGGGATGTGTGTGCGCGACAAGGGACTTGCTGCGGTGACTACAGGGCCCCTTACCTGCTGTCCGTCTTGCTCTTGTCTGTTGTCATTCTCTCTGCTCCAAACTGCTGGATAAAAAAGAATCCGGTTAGTAACGAAGACCGTGAGTCCCGGCCAGGATAAAACCTCTTCCTTCTTAAATTATACCCCTTCCTTAGGTCCTCTCCCTGCTGAGATTTTGAGACCAGAGTGATCTCATGCGTGTGAGATTATACTGGACGAGGTGAGAAACGCTGGGAGTTTCACGTTCCCGTCTGTGGGTGGGTTGTTAATGGGGAAATTGGGGAGCCCGTTCAACGACACCGTCAGGGCTCCCCTCTTTCACAACCTGCTCCTGTTCCAGTGAAGAGCAGACGATAAGCCAGCCTTCCTGTTGGGGCAACGTTTTTCCTCTGTACAGTCAGCCTCTCCGCTGCCCAGCAGGTTGAAGCGATCTGTGCTGTTGTGAAATGGGGGCTAGGGCCTTGGTGGGGGGCTCCCGTTCCTGTCACCGAACAATCACCAGTTACCAAGAAATCGCCAGCACAGTGCTCAGGGCCGAGAGGGGCTCTCACCTTGGCTGGAGGAGCTGGTGTAGAGGCTGCTGGCGGCTGATCTCCACCATCCACCTCGTCCaagctgggcagagatgggtctGGGTTCTGAAATGCACACCCCGAGGGCTCAGTTCAGGGGAACAGGAGGTTCTGAAGAGTCTCAAGAGCACAAAAACGTGCATCGTGCAGACTTGACACTGCTCCACTCacccctccccacagctcccaTCCTTCTGGAAGAGGCAGCTCCTCCATCCCTCACCCCCCTGCTTTAACAGGGACTTTTGCAGACAAAAAGGAGCGCAGTAGGCATGGCAAGGAGCAGCGGACCGTGCAGATGTAGTCAAATGGCCCTCAATACGCCAGCGCCGGAAGGGAACTCCAGCACGGAGGGGGCAGGCCTGCCCTCAGTCGGCCGGGGGGATGGTCTGGGTTAGTTTGGAGTCGGATCATGTTTTCAAGGAAGAACGCAGAAAAATGAGTGGTCAGAAGACAGGGAGCAGGACAGTGAAGAGGACTCCCACAACTGTTGGGCATGAAGGCAAGTCAGAAAGGACAGACGGATTGGGCGGCTTTTTCTTTCATATGCCAGCCATGTGGACATGTGGGCACTAAGGTGTCATCCTCCCCTTTCAAATGCCAGAAGGGTGTCAGAGAGCCTGTGTAACTTTTTAGGGCCGCACAGCTAGGCAGGGGCAGGATTGAGACTCGGCTCCATGACGTGCTCACAGCCCACCCCCCAGCAAGGCTGCCCTACTGCCGCTCGTTCATCTCTGATCAAAGACATCTTTCCGTTTAGAAGCCACGAGCGGACTCACCTGGCATCCCTGCAGGGACATTAAGTCTTGGGACACTTGCTCAAGTAACTGTTTGAGCTTCTTCTCAATAACATGTACCTTCTCCTCAGCCTCGATATAGTCCTCTCCATGCCCCTTAACAAGAAGGCTGTCTGAAATCTCCCGTAAGGTATTTACTTGAGGTTGCCGTTCCCCGAGCTCCTTTTCCAGTCGCTAAAAACACAAAAAGGGTGTGAAATGGAAGGCCCCCCTTCGTTGGGGCCAGAGGAGGCTATCTTAGTGCCCTGTCATTCATTGGGGATGAATGAACCTTCTACTGcttctgtgtgtgcctgtgcgtgTCCTCAAGCCCAGCAGCCTTGAGGCAGCAGGTGGGTTACACCCTGCCCGTTTTCCATTCCTTCTCAGTCTGCAGACAACAGGATGGAGGAGTTCGAGGAAAGAAGTGAGGGTCACAACCGCTCAACAGTCACCCGGTGGCCGCAGCTGCCGTCCTGGGCAGCAGAGACGGACACTTCCTTCACTGCACCTTGTCTGTTGGGGAGCGCTGCTCTGGAGAGCGGGGCTTTGCCAAGATTTTAGTAggagaatgtttttaaaacaaggaCCAgtactttacatttatttatacttgAACCACGTACCAATTTATGAGTAAGAATGCCACCCGgttaagtaagtaaaataaatatcagaaaacACAACTACCCTCCAAGAAATAAGACTTTTTTCTATAGTGGATTCAGAAAACCCCTACAGCTCATTGTGTCTGTGGAGTCACTGAGCCTAGTCTCCCCCTATGAGTCCTATTCCCAAAGGAGAAAGTAAAGCGGCTTTAAGTATCTGAGGATATTGCTAAACACCTGGACCCCCAATTCCCAAGACCTCGAAGACTTCCTGCTTTTGGccatgcctctctctccctgcaagTCATCCTGCTTCCTCGCTCTAAGGGAATGCTCAGTAGATAGAACCTGAACGTGAGAATGCAACGGCACACTGGCATCGTTCCCAGGAACACTAGGTGAGGCTCCCCGAGTATGCACCTGACAGAGGCCAGGGCAGTGCAGAACCCCTTAGGAAGAAACTCACCATCAGCTCTTCCTGACATTCCAGGAGAACCCGGGGGTCTGCGTCTGGGTCTGTGACCTGAGCCTTCTGCCTCCGGTTCTCAGCACTCGCCAACCACAGTAACAGATCTTGACTCAACTGGTGGAAgtccttaaaaaaacacacacacacacacacacacacacacacacatcatagtGTTGCCTTTTCTGTAAAGGAAGGGGTACTGAGAAGCAGCTTGCTAGCTTGGGCCTTCATAGTATTTGCTCTTGTCACTGTCCAGTGAATAAAAGGGCCAGATTTAAATGAAATGCCAAGGCCCCAAAAccgggaaaagggaaaagaggaaagaggatacAGGCGGGACAGTCCTAGGAGGCACGAGGGCTTCTGTCAAGTGGGAAAGTGCTAGCATAAAGACGGGGCTCCAGCAGTGCCGCCTCCCGGCCCCCACCGCCACCATTACAcagaaaagaccacatattacTCAACAAATGTACTGGAttcagtggcagagggagacaccCCTACAGGGCACGCTGGGACCCAGGGACAGGGCCGCATGTGGGCTCGCTGGTGGGCTCAGAGCTAACACATGAACCATGTGTCAAGTGCTGGGCTAAGATTATATGAATTTAGTCCTAAAAAGCAACTCACAAAGTAAAGACcagaattattcccatttttcagatgaggaggaCACAGAAGTCTACCAGGCAcagtgatttgcccaaagtcacacagctacgGGAACTCTGGAGTTGGGTTAAACCACTCCTTACTCTGGGCCAGGTCTCTTAATCACTCTGCTGTAAGGTCCTCTTGGCGAGAGGACAGAGATGGGGCAATGCAGGGTGGCATTCCCGACCTACTGGAATGCTCGCTGGAACCCTTAGGCTAGGAGTGGGCCAGGGCAACAGGAGACCCAGGGCAAACAGCAGGTCTCTGGACAGCAGCTGAGCCTCTTGGAAGCAAATGGTAAAGCCCATTTCCCTCATATAAGCCGTTTCTGTGCCAAAGCAGCCCGAGCATAAAAATACCAGCTTCTCCCACACACGCAGGCCCCTGGGCCCCCATACCTGGCACTGTAGGAGGGACCGCCGTAAGCCTGCTCTCCAGCTCTCCACCGCGCCCCGGACCATGTCCAAGCGCCGCCCCAACTGCCCAACTCTAGCCGGGAGCTCACTGGACTCTGCGCTCTCCGTCTGCAGAAGTTCCTTGCTGCTCATGTTGACAGAGACCACTGAAGCCTTGTAGGTGTCAAAGGCTTTCAAGATGTCCTACCGCAGAGGAAAAAGGCTGGATTAGGCATTCTGAAAATAGGGATGCGGGGTTCATCCGAACCTCAGTGGGGAACGTGTCTGCCAAGCACGTCTCTGAGCTGTGGCCACAGACACAAGTGCGACCTTGCTTGTAACTGGCTGGGCAGCATCAGGTGAGGAGCTGTCTTACGAGGTCGGTGACCTTGGCTGGCCAAGCTGGGAGCAGAGGCCTGGCTCCTGGCTGGCCGACTCAACCACAGCCAGGAATAGACCCCCCTGAGCCCTGGTTGGCTTATTTCTGGACCAGACTGAAAGTCTTCCAGATGAAGTACGCAGAGTTATCCCGCACGGGCCTCTAGACATCACAGAAGTGGTATTCCTTGGGATGAACAGTAATCCCAGATACAGTAATGCACAAAGCAAAGTAAGAGTACCACTGTGAAGTTGCCTGGATACTGCCCTGGGGCATCTTAGGAGCTCAGACTCGTGCTCAGGGCACCCCCAGGTACAGGACTCTatcagcccctctccctgctcgctGGCTAGTTCTGGTGGGGTGATGCCTGACCAGGTGGGTGACAAGTTCCGTGTAACAGAATAACCACATCAGGCCACAGAATTCATCAGCAGGTGAGCTggtcctcctccccatcctcgGCGCTCTGTCCCCGCCTGGACAGCACAGCGTGGAAGGGTGTTTTTAAGCTGCCCGGCAGTGGCCGCTAATGTCTCCCCAAGAGTCAAGTGGTGTCTCTGCAGTCAGAATGTTTCCAGCACAGGGGATCTGAGCTTTGGGATCATGTGCAGATGCTCTTCCAGAAACAGAAATCTACCTTGGTGTCCTTACCAGTGACAGAAGTGCAATGGGACAGACTGAATGCTACCACAGCTGTCTGCAGCTCGCCACCCAGGCCACTGCCAGACGGGACCTGCCGGTACCGCGGCGCATGCGTCCGCACATTCTAATCCCTCTTCCCTCCGCAGCCCCAGCTCACCTTGAGCCGCTTCACTCGAAGCTCCATTTCCCGGATATCCGAGGGCGGCTCCGCCCTCTTTAACATTTCTagctctgcctccctttctttcAGCCAAGTGGTGACGTCGCGGATCTCAGAGTTCACCTGTTGCAAGCTTTGTTTTATTCTGAGTTGATTGTGAAGTTCTTGGGCTTGAATCAGCTCCCACCTGTCAAAGGCACCTGGAATAGAAAGTCACGCCTGAAAAGAAGCAGTAGCACCTACAGATTTCTCTGCCTCCAATGGGTCCAGGGTCAGGGTGAGAAAACCTGTAGGGGATTCACCTTGCTGGAGGCTGGAGTGCAAAGAACCCACTTCCCTCACTCTGGTTCAAGGCCTGTGCCACGACCTGTCCACAAAGGCCGGAATGGGGTGGAAAGTGGGGTAGGGGACCCAAAAGTGTTGCCAACGTGCACTGCAGGCCCAAGTCTGGCATTTTAGTTTAAGCCGTTTTTCGGGCCCTTTCTTCTTTGGTCCATGTATGATCAAGTCAATGCCACTGGTCTGACTTTTGGTTTAGTTGAGTGATTACTTTTCTAATCACCGAGCCTGTCTCACAAGGAGAAACCTGACAACTCTCTGGTTGTCATCTTCATGTCTGATCTTTACATACGAGTGATGTCATTAAACACGTACTTCAAGCTACCAGGCTCCTTCTGTCAATATTAAAGGATAACTTTGCAAGTAAACAGCTTAGGAATTTGTTCATAAATCTAAGTCAGCTGATTGtgttcttgctttaaaaaaattaaaaaaaaaattttttttttcttaagattttatttatttatttgagagagatcatagtaggcagagaagcagcctccccctggagcagagagcctgatgtggctcgatcccaggaccctgggtccatgacctgagccgaaggcagaggctttaacccactgagtcacgcaggtgctcccccaaattctttttttgttttgaagtaatctctacaccaaacaaaggggctcaaacttacaatccCAAGATATTAAGaagttgcatgctttaccaactgaaccagccagatgccccacaaATCAGCTAGTTCTCAGATAACACTGGCTGGCATAGGCTAAGTTCAGCTGTTTGGGGCAGAttaagggggggaggggcagagggagagagagcctctgaatcaggctccacactcaatgcagagcccacacagggctccatttcACGACCCTGAGCTTAATGaagccaagagtctgacacttacctgactgagccacccaggtgcccctaactgttCAATTCCCAATTAACGTTCTGTTGAGCAGTGACTTCAAGTAAATGCTCAGATAACCCAAAATACAGACTTCACCTGTCCTGACTACTGCCTAACTTAAGTGTACCTGACGGCTGTATGCCGAGAGCGGCCAGGCCTTCGTCTTCCTGCCGTGAGCTGCCATTCAAGACTCTGGAGCCTTCTTTGCCACCATCAGTGCCCGGGGATAACAGCAGCTTCACCTGGAATGAGGCATTTTCCACGTCACCATCTATAACATTTCAGAGGCTGTGTGAAGAGTATCTTAGTTCACAGCAACAGGAAGAAAACGAAGATACGGGACCTCTTTCCTTCGAAGGGTCATTTGCTTCAAATATTTGCTCCAAATCAAATAGGGGCTTCTGTAGCATATTGGGGGCATTTATAAGCATTTATAAGGACTAATGACAGAAATAAAGGCCTGGTAAAGGCTGAGATGGTGGGGAAGCAGATGAGATGTCAGGGATGGAAATAAAATGGCCTAATTTGGGGTTTCCTAGCACTCCTCAAATGAATCGTGCAAAAAAGAAGTTAGAAACCACTGCTGATCTGCTGGGCTGTTACTGTGTGCTTCCTTGCGCATCTGCACAGTGTTTTGCAAAATTCAGTCCTCCCTCCCAGTCACTCTGTAGAGCCGCCTGGCAGATTATCACCTGGAACTgtagacacacagagacagatcTGCCTCCGGGGGCCATTCATTACCAAGCATTTACCTTTCACTGAACATACACTTCTGTTAGTGCAGTGTTCATTGGGCTATTTTTATCACAGGCCTTTCCAAAAATACATGTATCCTTTTTGGAAAAGCCACGCTTTCTTTGGTTTGTGTCCATTCAGCCTACTTCTGTggaatgtggggaaaaaagaaaaaaaccctgcaaaTTTCTGGTGACATGCCTGGTTTCAGACACAAAGGAAAGGGTGGAATTTTTGCAACTTGCAGGTGGGGAACACAAGCTTAATCACTGGGAGAGGTCCAACCTGGTGGCCCTACATACGAAACCAAGGTGAGGTGCTGGGGTCCCTCTGCCCCCGGGCTGTCGGGTCTTATTCCGCACCCCAAAGAGACATTAGTACTGACAACTGCTTGCTAAGCATGAGGAGGAGTGGTTGAACTGGGCATGAAAGCCCCTAGCCAGTGACTTCAGTCTGACTGTACACAGGCAGAATCTTCTCCAATATTCACTCTTAGACTCAGAGGGCACTTTGAGGACCTACCCAGAGATGCTCACAGGGCTCTGGTTTGTCTACGAGGTGATTATTAAAAGTGCACACAGGCACTTTAATTTCAACTCGCCTGTCACTAACTCTCGGCAATGGGGATGATCTGGAGCCAACACTAAATCTGAGGCTGGCTGCCCCCGACAGCTGCGTCGCCAGAGCACGCCAAGGACTCATGTTGCCCGAGGAAAACACAGTGAGGAAGAGCAGTCACGggtataaacaacaacaacaaaccacgtGTGGTAGCAGTGGGAGTAACAGTAGCAGGGACCACCTGTCAAGGCCTTCTTTATATCTTCGTACACATCAATCCTAACAACAATTAGGTAAAATAGGTTTGTCCTCAGGTGAGGAAGGCTTACAGAGGCACGGCAAAGGGCTACGGCCCCAGGGTAGTTTATGGCACAGGGTCAAATCTTCCTGATTATGACGTCACAATGTTCTGAATGGGTTGTGCAGCTGAAAGGGAACTAGAACATGGTCTGGGAGCTCAGGGGCAGCTCAGGAAAGCCAGCGCTTTGGTTCCCCACTGCTCACATGGATGACTGGCTAAACAGTAATAACCACCGCCCCATCATGTCAATGTACACAACAACGGTTCTTGGCCAGAAGCCACTCTAGAACTCCAATCTGTCTTGCCAGGTTCTCATGATGTACAGACAGCCCAGCAGAGATACTGGGATACACCAGTATCTCTGGTGTATAGACACACCATGGGAAAACCAGGTGGAAAGCGAGCACGTGCAGCACACACCAATATCCCACTCTCTCAAAATCTCAATTATTACTCGTGCGCTTGGGTTACAGTCTCAGTGGAGTGAACGCTTACATAGGCTGGCTTGTAAGGAGTGCTGGAATCTGAGGGGATGGTCTGAACATTCCTATCACCTCCCATCTGTTTGTAGCGAAGCTTGGGGCAGGAAGGGCTGTCAGGAACATGCCATGAGTGGTCCTCAGGAATGGATTTACctgaaacaaaacagagcaagtGACCATCCGTTCTCTCCAACCAAAGGATTCATATTTAGTTACACAAGAAAGGTCATGGGTAACATGACATCAGGTTATAGTATGAGTTCTGCGGCTTTCCTTGCAAAGCATGCATGTTTGCAAAATGTCAGTATGTCCCAGAAGGGAATGAAATGAGAGTCATGCAACTGAACAGCATTGCGCCTTCACTAGATGGGTTCACAATGGAGCACAACAAacgtatgatttttttttttgcaggatgAGTGGTGTTTTGGAGCCGGGGCATGTAGGGGTGGGGACACTGGCTGCAAGGCTGGGGCCGGGGGCCAGGAGGACTGAAGGCCTCTCAGATGTGGGGGAGAGTGAACATCGGGATGGACTTGGGGACCAAGAGGGCGTTCGCGGCTCTACCCTACCGCTGCatggggggatggggcagggaacAAAGGTTAGAGCTGCAAGTCAAGGAAAGGAAGGTTTCTTCTCCTGTGGCAAATGCAATAGTACCTTTAACCCTACCCAGCCATCCTCTTCCCAGGAAACACCATAAGCAAGGGAGAAAGTAGTTTCAAACCACCATGAAGAAAGCTTGGGCTGTGCCAAAGAACTTCAGTTAGATttcgggtggggtgggggtggggataaaAACTCTAAAAGGCACTGTGAAAAACTCCCTTCTGCACAGgcctgagggggaggagggatggtgTGGAGACTGCTCTTGAGTGGGCGGGGTTTCGTAAGGAGCAGGCAGGCATGTGTGAGTACGGCAGTGCATATACACCATGACACAAGGACCAGGTGCATGGTGTCCACAGAAGGCAGAGGTCAGACATGACATGGGAGCGAGGCTTAGGATGCAGTGTGCGCCACAGGACGCTGCCATGTTGAGACACATGCACGGGCAGGGGCCTACCAGAAGACGCTTTCA
Coding sequences within:
- the SYNE2 gene encoding nesprin-2 isoform X16 yields the protein MDLQLTNVEHFSESDADDKMRQLNGFQQEITLNTNKIDQLIVFGEQLIQKSEPLDAMLIEDELEELHRYCQEVFGRVSRFHRRLTSHAPGLEEEKEASENETDMEDPREIQADSWRKRRASEEPSSPQSLCHLVPPTPGPERSGCETPVSVDSIPLEWDHTGDVGGSSSHEDDEEGPYYSALSDVEIPENPEAYLKMTTKTLKASSGKSIPEDHSWHVPDSPSCPKLRYKQMGGDRNVQTIPSDSSTPYKPAYVKLLLSPGTDGGKEGSRVLNGSSRQEDEGLAALGIQPSGAFDRWELIQAQELHNQLRIKQSLQQVNSEIRDVTTWLKEREAELEMLKRAEPPSDIREMELRVKRLKDILKAFDTYKASVVSVNMSSKELLQTESAESSELPARVGQLGRRLDMVRGAVESWRAGLRRSLLQCQDFHQLSQDLLLWLASAENRRQKAQVTDPDADPRVLLECQEELMRLEKELGERQPQVNTLREISDSLLVKGHGEDYIEAEEKVHVIEKKLKQLLEQVSQDLMSLQGCQNPDPSLPSLDEVDGGDQPPAASTPAPPAKQFGAERMTTDKSKTDSRVPGPAGPSSSQPQRSFVSRVIRAALPLQLLLLLLLLLACLLPSSEEDYSCTQANNFARSFYPMLRYTNGPPPT